The Flavobacterium jumunjinense genome includes a region encoding these proteins:
- a CDS encoding zincin-like metallopeptidase toxin domain-containing protein, translating into MSGEITVAIKNGLQKSAKEVLEHTDDLKKTAKNADEAKQIDEVIEHLRRVSGDNIKGKGFYGGKVLSKSDIEKWAKHLKKKYGTNLEKVDDFENPNVLAQFDANTNTIRYKDDVTEYFMLHESFHAEEFKKIGFDEYVKDAPLRGVKEADYTNENWIRLYKREKYVYDRLVENAKKYKLNSEEISTPPFGHAFQYFDGQIVLQLEIYQSLKIKIMINKELEKKLEQFLIENIIKNQLSI; encoded by the coding sequence TTGAGTGGAGAAATAACTGTTGCCATAAAAAATGGCTTGCAAAAAAGTGCCAAAGAAGTTCTAGAACATACTGATGATTTAAAGAAAACCGCAAAAAATGCAGACGAAGCCAAGCAGATAGATGAGGTAATTGAGCATTTAAGGAGAGTTTCGGGAGATAATATTAAAGGCAAAGGATTTTATGGAGGAAAAGTATTATCAAAATCTGATATAGAAAAATGGGCAAAACATTTAAAAAAAAAATATGGAACTAATCTTGAAAAAGTTGATGATTTTGAAAATCCTAATGTATTAGCTCAATTTGATGCCAATACCAATACAATTCGTTATAAAGATGATGTTACAGAGTATTTTATGTTACACGAATCTTTTCATGCTGAAGAGTTTAAGAAAATTGGTTTTGATGAATATGTGAAAGATGCACCATTAAGAGGAGTTAAAGAAGCAGATTATACAAATGAAAATTGGATAAGATTATATAAAAGAGAAAAATATGTGTATGATAGGTTAGTAGAAAACGCAAAAAAATATAAATTAAATTCTGAAGAAATATCTACACCACCTTTTGGTCATGCTTTCCAATATTTTGATGGACAAATTGTTTTACAATTAGAAATATACCAATCCCTAAAAATTAAAATCATGATAAATAAAGAATTAGAAAAAAAATTAGAACAGTTTTTAATAGAAAATATTATAAAGAATCAATTAAGTATTTAG
- a CDS encoding zincin-like metallopeptidase toxin domain-containing protein: MSGELTVAIKGGLRKSAKEVLEHTDDVKKTAKNADEAKQIDEVIEHLEEVAELEMRTLKTFPLGLELEVLSKNLLKKYIQRLDEKMLKSGYKLEIEWIDELHSQFYTGLQGRVIVNTEGPIKLLIRKDCSKMAWFHENIHIDDFLKLGRKQYRKMAIEEPWLLEWNVWEGLFKNRNKYREVELVSAYKYVKKIYDEKKILNLFKENKEMEQLIIKYQK, translated from the coding sequence TTGAGTGGAGAATTAACCGTTGCCATAAAAGGAGGTTTACGCAAAAGTGCCAAAGAAGTTCTAGAACATACTGATGATGTAAAGAAAACAGCAAAAAATGCAGACGAAGCCAAGCAAATAGATGAAGTAATTGAGCATTTGGAGGAGGTGGCTGAGTTAGAAATGAGGACTCTAAAAACGTTTCCTTTAGGTTTAGAGTTAGAAGTATTATCAAAAAACTTGCTAAAGAAATACATTCAAAGATTAGATGAAAAAATGCTTAAAAGCGGATATAAGTTAGAAATTGAATGGATTGATGAGTTGCATAGTCAATTCTATACAGGATTGCAAGGTAGAGTTATAGTGAATACTGAAGGTCCTATAAAACTTCTTATAAGAAAAGACTGTTCAAAAATGGCTTGGTTTCACGAAAATATCCATATTGATGATTTTTTAAAACTGGGCAGGAAACAATATAGGAAGATGGCAATTGAAGAACCTTGGCTTTTAGAATGGAATGTTTGGGAAGGGCTTTTTAAAAATAGAAATAAGTATAGAGAAGTAGAATTGGTAAGTGCTTATAAATATGTGAAAAAAATTTATGATGAAAAAAAGATTTTAAATTTATTCAAAGAAAATAAAGAAATGGAGCAATTAATAATTAAATACCAAAAATAA
- a CDS encoding cysteine peptidase family C39 domain-containing protein gives MSGELTVAIKGGLRKSAKEVLEHSDDVKKTAKNAEEAKQIDEVIKHLEDVAEAGIKNTSKRAKRVARTAKEGDIHKSFFENAGISLKKEEGLGLISGQTKPNTCAANSLRMVLDDLGITKYEDTLAAALKTDKNGANILDIPEALNNAYIEGLQTISRGGRKDRNITFNTLEKAMKTGNKKAVVSIHTDDFGAHAVVVNKIENGRVFVRDPLPLNIGSSYSVTIEDFKSVFYEKFVTINR, from the coding sequence TTGAGTGGAGAATTAACCGTTGCCATAAAAGGAGGTTTACGTAAAAGTGCCAAAGAAGTTCTAGAACATAGTGATGATGTAAAGAAAACAGCAAAAAATGCAGAGGAAGCCAAGCAAATAGATGAGGTAATTAAGCATTTGGAAGATGTTGCAGAAGCTGGAATAAAAAACACCTCAAAGAGAGCCAAAAGAGTTGCGAGAACTGCTAAAGAGGGTGACATACATAAATCATTTTTTGAAAATGCAGGAATATCTCTCAAAAAAGAAGAAGGATTAGGTTTAATCTCAGGTCAAACCAAACCAAATACTTGCGCAGCTAACTCATTACGAATGGTCTTAGATGATTTAGGAATAACAAAATATGAAGATACTCTAGCAGCAGCATTAAAGACGGATAAAAATGGTGCGAATATTTTAGATATTCCTGAAGCTTTAAACAATGCATATATCGAAGGACTTCAAACCATAAGTAGAGGAGGAAGAAAAGATAGAAATATAACTTTTAATACTTTGGAAAAAGCTATGAAAACGGGTAATAAAAAAGCTGTCGTTAGTATTCATACTGATGATTTTGGAGCTCATGCAGTTGTTGTAAATAAAATAGAAAACGGAAGGGTTTTTGTTAGAGATCCTTTACCACTGAACATAGGCTCTTCTTATAGTGTTACTATTGAAGATTTTAAAAGTGTATTTTATGAAAAATTTGTAACCATAAATAGATAA
- a CDS encoding DUF5995 family protein encodes MSENIPQAKTIDEVIVILNTIIEEAIEDSTTLGYFAVLYCKVTEKVKEGIANGMFENGPRMEQLDVIFANRYIKAYYQYKNGEEASSCWEVAFKHADDFWMIVLQHLLLGMNAHINLDLGVAAAQVAPGDVIEDLKNDFNTINTILSGLVANVETALSDVWPILKWILKKTQKVDTFLIDFSMQEARNGAWKFAVSLAPLDSVALTQKIKERDASITKIADLITNPGYIPSLLFKILRLFERGSVVSKIEKLRSVI; translated from the coding sequence ATGTCTGAAAATATTCCACAAGCAAAAACAATAGATGAAGTAATTGTAATTTTAAATACTATAATTGAAGAAGCTATAGAAGATAGTACTACCTTGGGGTATTTTGCTGTTTTATATTGCAAAGTAACTGAGAAAGTAAAAGAAGGAATTGCTAACGGAATGTTTGAAAACGGGCCAAGAATGGAGCAGTTAGATGTAATTTTTGCTAATAGATATATTAAAGCGTATTACCAATATAAAAATGGAGAGGAAGCTTCTTCTTGTTGGGAAGTTGCTTTTAAACATGCTGACGATTTTTGGATGATTGTTTTGCAACATTTATTATTAGGGATGAATGCTCATATTAATCTAGATTTAGGAGTGGCAGCAGCACAAGTAGCGCCTGGTGATGTCATTGAAGATCTTAAAAACGATTTTAATACGATTAATACCATTTTATCAGGATTAGTTGCGAATGTGGAAACAGCCTTGTCTGATGTTTGGCCTATTTTGAAATGGATTTTAAAGAAAACTCAAAAAGTAGATACCTTTCTTATTGATTTTAGTATGCAAGAAGCACGAAACGGAGCGTGGAAGTTTGCAGTTTCATTAGCTCCTTTAGATAGTGTAGCATTAACGCAAAAAATAAAAGAGCGTGATGCTTCTATTACTAAAATTGCCGATTTGATTACTAACCCTGGTTATATTCCGTCTTTACTTTTTAAAATTTTGCGTTTGTTTGAAAGAGGGAGTGTTGTCTCTAAAATTGAGAAGTTAAGAAGTGTAATTTAA
- a CDS encoding M15 family metallopeptidase, producing MDKHTQKRIEKLHPFVRDEVEKIINECNEVLTGNAKVRITQGLRTFEEQNALYNKGRTVSGKKVTNAKAGQSIHNYGFAVDICLIINNKIASWNTVKDWDNDTVADWYECVKIFSKYDWEWGGNWKSFKDLPHFEKNGFNNWRKLIKLDKDQNGYVVI from the coding sequence ATGGACAAACACACCCAAAAAAGAATCGAAAAACTTCATCCTTTCGTTAGAGATGAGGTTGAAAAAATCATTAACGAATGTAATGAAGTACTCACTGGAAATGCAAAAGTAAGAATTACACAAGGACTGCGAACATTTGAGGAGCAGAATGCATTATACAATAAAGGACGTACTGTTTCAGGGAAAAAAGTAACCAATGCAAAAGCAGGCCAATCCATTCATAACTATGGGTTTGCAGTAGATATTTGCCTCATTATTAATAACAAAATTGCTTCATGGAACACAGTAAAAGATTGGGACAATGATACTGTTGCTGATTGGTATGAATGTGTGAAAATTTTCTCAAAGTACGATTGGGAATGGGGCGGAAACTGGAAAAGCTTTAAAGACCTTCCCCACTTTGAAAAAAATGGTTTTAATAATTGGAGAAAACTTATCAAACTAGATAAAGACCAAAATGGTTATGTAGTTATATAA
- a CDS encoding patatin-like phospholipase family protein, with product MAKKIRILSLDGGGIRGIISCVVLKYIQEQLQKIDNPNAKIGDYFDLIAGSSTGGLLSAILLFPDNTKNAKFSIEAALDLYAKKGDTIFNVSFWEEIINPFGLFNEKISQRNLERQLHEVFGNLELRELIKPCLITSYDINQRKAKFFCSHEAESVLENFYVKDVCRATSAAPTYFEPAKIKSLYDQEFTLIDGGVYANNPALCAYAEARKIPFSKILKDSEKVDYPDINDMIIVSIGTGEVLKPYTFEKFENAGKIKWISPLIDILLSANVETVNYHLSKMFESLGPRNRKNYYRLMPQLHNASPEMDDTSKKNIFELIQAGLYFVDQNRKTLNEVAKKLVKNK from the coding sequence ATGGCAAAAAAAATCAGAATATTAAGCCTAGATGGTGGTGGAATTAGAGGAATTATTAGTTGCGTTGTACTGAAATACATTCAAGAACAATTACAAAAAATTGACAATCCGAATGCGAAAATTGGTGATTATTTTGATTTAATTGCCGGAAGTAGCACAGGAGGTTTGTTATCCGCAATATTATTATTTCCAGACAACACAAAGAATGCAAAATTCTCTATTGAAGCCGCTTTAGATCTCTATGCAAAAAAAGGAGATACCATTTTTAACGTCTCCTTTTGGGAAGAAATAATAAACCCTTTCGGATTGTTTAATGAGAAGATATCGCAACGCAATTTAGAAAGACAATTGCATGAAGTTTTTGGTAATTTAGAATTGAGAGAATTAATAAAGCCTTGTTTAATAACATCTTATGATATAAATCAGCGAAAAGCAAAATTCTTTTGTAGTCATGAAGCCGAATCTGTATTAGAAAACTTCTATGTGAAAGACGTTTGTAGAGCAACAAGTGCAGCACCAACTTATTTTGAACCTGCAAAAATAAAATCGCTCTACGATCAAGAATTCACATTAATAGACGGTGGTGTTTATGCTAATAATCCCGCTTTGTGTGCCTATGCGGAAGCGAGAAAAATTCCATTTTCAAAAATATTGAAAGATTCCGAGAAAGTCGATTATCCAGACATTAACGACATGATCATCGTTTCCATTGGAACTGGAGAAGTTTTAAAACCTTATACTTTTGAGAAATTCGAAAATGCAGGAAAAATTAAATGGATTTCACCTTTGATTGATATACTATTGTCTGCCAATGTGGAAACTGTTAACTATCATCTTTCAAAGATGTTTGAATCTTTAGGGCCAAGAAACAGAAAAAATTACTATCGATTGATGCCTCAATTGCATAATGCTTCACCAGAAATGGACGACACTTCGAAGAAAAACATCTTTGAATTGATACAAGCAGGTTTGTATTTTGTGGATCAAAACAGAAAAACTTTAAATGAAGTCGCTAAGAAATTAGTGAAGAACAAATGA
- a CDS encoding T9SS type A sorting domain-containing protein, translated as MKLKKLHLLFCFTLSSFSFAQSTYTNGSISTGQTTKSGVLAPTLPAQHQWSEMQNNTGNTTQTNNISGYNGYYNGSNTDLRIFDDFTVPFGQTWNIENVDVFCYQLDYLGSTSPLDVLRVRIWSGFPYLNTSTVVTGNMTTNIIDLANCEDTYTLRISNTQIPSPGTPPTESKRIWKIRGNLTASLTAGRYWIEYQGKAANNASFKFIPTTTIDSRGNGNANQYNVNSNTFSSLSDTGSPYSSPDVQQDLAFNINYTTPLSTVLNNKTNFSIYPNPASDILNIEVANKNDNYNYQINDIMGKVIKSGIISTESILIDDLKNGVYFLSLSSENEKFNIKFIKQN; from the coding sequence ATGAAATTAAAAAAATTACACTTACTATTTTGCTTTACATTATCAAGTTTTTCCTTTGCTCAATCAACTTATACAAATGGATCGATATCAACTGGGCAAACAACAAAAAGTGGTGTTTTAGCTCCAACTTTGCCTGCACAACATCAATGGAGTGAGATGCAAAATAATACTGGAAACACAACACAAACCAATAATATTTCTGGTTATAACGGGTATTATAATGGTAGTAATACAGATTTAAGAATTTTTGATGATTTCACAGTCCCATTTGGACAAACTTGGAATATTGAAAATGTAGATGTTTTTTGTTATCAATTAGATTACTTAGGGAGTACATCACCATTAGATGTTTTGAGAGTCAGAATTTGGAGTGGTTTTCCATATTTAAATACTTCTACAGTAGTTACAGGTAATATGACAACAAACATAATTGATTTAGCGAATTGTGAAGACACCTATACACTTAGAATTAGCAACACTCAGATTCCAAGCCCAGGAACACCTCCAACAGAAAGTAAAAGAATTTGGAAAATAAGAGGAAATCTAACTGCAAGTTTAACTGCTGGAAGGTATTGGATAGAATATCAAGGAAAAGCAGCAAATAACGCTAGTTTTAAATTTATACCAACTACAACAATAGACTCAAGAGGAAATGGTAATGCAAATCAATACAATGTAAACTCAAATACTTTTAGTTCTTTATCAGATACAGGATCTCCTTATTCATCACCAGATGTTCAACAAGATTTGGCTTTTAATATAAATTACACTACTCCACTTAGTACTGTATTAAATAATAAAACTAATTTTTCTATTTATCCTAATCCAGCATCTGACATTCTTAATATAGAAGTTGCAAATAAAAATGATAATTATAATTATCAAATAAATGACATAATGGGAAAAGTTATCAAATCAGGAATTATATCAACTGAAAGTATATTAATTGATGATTTAAAAAATGGCGTTTATTTTCTAAGTTTGAGCTCAGAAAACGAAAAGTTTAACATCAAATTTATCAAACAAAACTAA
- a CDS encoding plastocyanin/azurin family copper-binding protein yields the protein MKKSILAISAFVVMLFASCNEKKTEEVMAEETPVTEEVMVEETPTTEIVKLEEVEGAFTTTELKLKPGSYSFEVTNKGIDHEVAFVLAPNKENLQESDFIADAMLRQTIKDGETASSKMPVTLEKGEYVYFCPLNNTPKYKLIVE from the coding sequence ATGAAAAAAAGTATTTTAGCAATTAGTGCATTCGTAGTAATGCTTTTTGCATCTTGTAATGAGAAAAAAACAGAAGAAGTAATGGCAGAAGAAACTCCAGTTACAGAAGAAGTAATGGTTGAGGAAACTCCTACTACTGAAATTGTAAAACTAGAAGAAGTAGAAGGTGCTTTTACTACAACAGAATTGAAATTAAAACCAGGTAGCTATTCTTTCGAAGTAACAAACAAAGGAATTGACCATGAAGTGGCTTTTGTTTTAGCTCCTAATAAGGAAAACCTTCAAGAATCTGATTTTATTGCAGATGCCATGTTAAGGCAAACTATTAAAGACGGTGAAACGGCTTCTTCAAAAATGCCTGTAACCCTTGAAAAAGGAGAATATGTATATTTTTGTCCGTTAAACAATACTCCTAAATACAAGCTAATTGTTGAATAA
- the rnpA gene encoding ribonuclease P protein component — MTFNYPKNEKLKSKNTIDLLFSEGKSVSKYPLRLVFVENPTESELLKFGVSVSKRYFKKAVDRNYFKRLLRECYRLNKNILLENIDKPYAIMFFYQTKDQLSYHEIHEKTILLFEKFISEIKK; from the coding sequence ATGACTTTCAATTACCCAAAAAACGAAAAGCTAAAAAGCAAAAACACAATTGATTTACTCTTTTCTGAGGGAAAATCGGTTTCTAAATATCCGCTACGTTTAGTTTTTGTTGAAAACCCTACTGAAAGTGAATTATTAAAATTTGGAGTTTCTGTTTCTAAACGGTATTTCAAAAAGGCTGTTGATCGAAATTACTTTAAAAGATTACTTAGAGAATGCTACCGATTAAACAAAAATATACTTCTAGAAAACATTGATAAGCCTTATGCTATTATGTTTTTCTACCAAACGAAAGACCAACTTTCTTATCATGAAATTCATGAAAAAACCATTTTATTGTTTGAAAAATTCATTTCAGAAATTAAAAAATAA
- a CDS encoding DUF4349 domain-containing protein, translating to MKKIATSILLLCLSLSCSKGSEMKDNITEEAVESVAPNSNYFKSEDSDYKSSNTSNAKEKQVADLKIIKTADLSFQTTNLSNSFATIQNALKKHKAYVQNDNSGKNYGTTYRNIIVRVPNNYFDSFINEISKGVKHFDRKEISAQDVTEEFVDLEARLKAKRTLENRYLEILKKANKISEILEIEKELSKIREEIEAKEGRLKYLESKVGMSTVSIEMYTENPTGSENTVSYGSKMWNAIASGFNGLSSFFLGILQVWPFILIFVVSFFFIRRKLKNKKSS from the coding sequence ATGAAAAAAATAGCAACCAGTATACTATTACTTTGTCTTTCTTTATCTTGTAGCAAAGGATCAGAAATGAAAGATAACATCACAGAAGAAGCTGTTGAAAGTGTTGCTCCAAATTCCAATTATTTTAAATCCGAGGATAGCGATTATAAATCATCCAATACTAGTAATGCAAAAGAAAAACAAGTTGCAGATCTAAAGATTATAAAAACCGCAGATCTAAGTTTTCAAACTACAAATTTATCTAACAGTTTTGCAACAATTCAAAATGCGTTAAAGAAACACAAAGCCTATGTTCAAAATGATAATTCAGGAAAAAACTATGGCACAACTTATAGAAACATAATTGTTCGTGTTCCAAACAATTACTTTGATTCTTTTATAAATGAAATAAGTAAAGGGGTAAAGCATTTTGATAGAAAAGAAATTTCAGCTCAAGATGTAACTGAAGAATTTGTTGATTTAGAAGCACGTTTAAAAGCAAAACGCACCTTAGAAAACAGATATTTAGAAATATTAAAAAAGGCTAATAAAATTTCGGAAATATTAGAAATAGAAAAAGAACTTTCAAAAATTCGTGAAGAAATAGAAGCTAAAGAAGGCCGATTAAAATATCTAGAAAGCAAAGTAGGAATGAGTACTGTTAGTATAGAAATGTATACCGAAAATCCAACCGGATCAGAAAACACAGTTTCCTATGGTAGTAAAATGTGGAATGCTATTGCTTCAGGATTTAACGGATTATCAAGTTTCTTCTTAGGAATACTACAAGTATGGCCATTTATCCTTATTTTCGTTGTATCATTTTTCTTTATCAGAAGAAAATTAAAAAATAAAAAATCATCCTAA
- a CDS encoding S41 family peptidase, translated as MKSLFKKKYILTFFSATFLFVAVSFKNDFFEIAKQIEIFTAAFKTINQNYVDETNPGELMNVAIKNMLAELDPYTVFFNEQDVLKFKINNTGEYTGIGAMVQRKEGRVFLKEIYKGFPADKAGLKAGDEIIQIGDINLKEYKEDASQLLQGVKNTKVNLAFERQGKKQNATIILDEVEVKAVPYYSLLADNSGYIVLSKFTEKSSSETKAAFLELKEKGATKIILDLRGNPGGLLHEAVNICNFFVPKDETIVTTKSKSEKHNSTYKTKYEPLDLEIPLVVIINERSASASEIVSGALQDLDRAVVVGNRSFGKGLVQRPLNLSYGTQVKVTISRYYTPSGRCIQALDYGNKDANGKAIKIDKENFNAFKTKGGRTVYDGGGVLPDVIVAEAKTSTVTDALLKNDAIFDFATSLYYKKPTLTNIPNVSDSDFNEFKNFIKQEKYNLDTETGRALKTLLEKAKKEKVDSSITNEYKQLQTALEKSQEQEVSKYKNEFVKLIQEELITRYQYKQGLYEFYTQNDIEINKAKAVLNNTSNYNSLLKK; from the coding sequence ATGAAATCATTATTCAAGAAAAAATACATTCTAACTTTTTTTAGTGCAACCTTTCTTTTTGTTGCCGTAAGTTTTAAAAACGATTTTTTCGAAATTGCGAAACAGATTGAAATATTTACAGCTGCATTTAAAACTATTAATCAAAACTATGTCGATGAAACAAACCCTGGTGAATTGATGAATGTTGCAATTAAAAACATGTTGGCAGAATTAGACCCATATACCGTATTCTTCAATGAACAGGATGTTTTAAAATTCAAAATCAACAATACTGGTGAATATACAGGTATTGGAGCTATGGTTCAAAGAAAAGAAGGTCGTGTGTTTTTAAAAGAAATATACAAAGGGTTTCCTGCTGACAAAGCAGGTTTAAAAGCAGGAGATGAAATCATTCAAATTGGAGACATTAACTTAAAAGAATATAAAGAAGATGCGTCACAATTATTACAAGGTGTAAAAAACACTAAAGTGAATCTTGCATTCGAAAGACAAGGAAAAAAGCAAAATGCAACTATTATTTTAGATGAGGTTGAGGTAAAAGCTGTTCCATATTATTCATTATTGGCTGATAATTCAGGTTATATTGTGCTTTCAAAGTTTACTGAAAAATCGAGTAGTGAAACCAAAGCTGCTTTTTTAGAATTAAAAGAAAAAGGAGCGACGAAAATTATTTTAGATTTAAGAGGCAATCCTGGTGGATTACTTCATGAAGCTGTAAATATATGTAACTTCTTTGTGCCTAAAGATGAAACTATTGTAACAACAAAATCAAAATCTGAAAAACATAACTCAACCTATAAAACCAAATATGAACCCTTAGATTTGGAAATTCCATTAGTGGTTATTATAAATGAAAGAAGTGCTTCTGCCTCTGAAATTGTTTCGGGTGCTTTGCAAGATTTAGACAGAGCAGTTGTAGTTGGAAATAGAAGTTTTGGAAAAGGTTTAGTACAAAGACCATTAAACTTATCCTATGGTACACAAGTAAAAGTAACTATTTCGAGATATTATACTCCTTCAGGAAGATGTATTCAAGCTTTAGATTATGGAAACAAAGATGCTAATGGAAAGGCAATAAAAATTGACAAAGAAAACTTTAATGCATTTAAAACTAAAGGTGGAAGAACAGTTTATGATGGTGGTGGTGTTTTACCCGATGTTATAGTAGCTGAAGCCAAAACAAGTACTGTAACAGATGCATTACTTAAAAATGATGCAATATTTGATTTTGCTACTTCATTATATTACAAAAAACCAACATTAACGAATATTCCAAATGTTTCAGATTCGGATTTTAATGAGTTTAAAAACTTTATAAAGCAAGAAAAATACAATTTAGATACTGAAACGGGTAGAGCTTTAAAAACTTTATTAGAAAAAGCTAAAAAAGAAAAAGTAGACAGTAGTATCACAAATGAATACAAACAACTTCAAACGGCTTTAGAAAAAAGTCAAGAACAAGAGGTCTCAAAATATAAAAATGAGTTTGTAAAACTAATACAAGAAGAATTGATTACACGCTATCAATACAAACAAGGTCTATATGAATTTTATACACAAAATGACATCGAAATTAACAAAGCGAAAGCAGTATTAAATAATACTTCCAACTATAATTCGCTACTAAAAAAATAA
- a CDS encoding OmpA family protein, which produces MKWVALLLLTLTPFCLKAQEEEVHSLYFEFDKYSLKENQTIALLEFVKKLDTTTIETIEIFGYCDDRGKDKYNFKLSTNRANTVKEKLVSEGIKNKIIITIEGKGRILIDDDLLDNIPEVRSKNRRVDVVVNYKPIIIENLKIPGVYSSIPKKPIVGDRIYLDKLLFDRGSSKLLYPAKKELDRLVKQLYKFKNIEFEIQGHVCCTPKFHKEAIDRGTKKRELSVNRALEVYKYLSIKKIKKERMSYKGYGNSQPLGKGPLLDRRVEIVITKVD; this is translated from the coding sequence ATGAAATGGGTTGCACTTCTTCTCCTTACCTTAACTCCTTTTTGCTTAAAGGCTCAGGAAGAAGAAGTACATTCTTTATATTTTGAGTTTGATAAATATAGTTTAAAAGAAAATCAAACTATTGCACTTCTCGAATTTGTAAAAAAACTAGACACTACAACTATAGAAACCATAGAAATTTTTGGTTATTGCGACGATAGAGGAAAAGATAAATACAATTTCAAACTTTCAACTAATAGAGCAAATACAGTAAAAGAAAAACTTGTTTCTGAAGGAATAAAAAACAAAATCATTATTACTATTGAAGGCAAAGGGAGAATATTAATAGATGATGATTTGTTAGATAATATTCCAGAAGTACGCTCTAAGAATAGAAGAGTTGATGTTGTTGTTAATTATAAGCCCATTATAATTGAAAACTTAAAAATTCCTGGCGTATATAGTTCAATTCCTAAAAAGCCGATCGTTGGTGACCGAATTTATCTTGACAAACTACTTTTTGATAGAGGTAGCAGTAAATTACTTTATCCTGCAAAAAAAGAATTAGACCGCTTGGTCAAGCAATTGTATAAATTTAAAAATATCGAGTTTGAAATTCAAGGACATGTTTGTTGCACACCAAAATTTCATAAAGAAGCTATAGATAGAGGTACAAAAAAAAGAGAACTTTCAGTTAACAGAGCTTTAGAAGTCTATAAGTATTTGAGTATAAAGAAAATTAAAAAAGAAAGAATGAGTTATAAAGGTTATGGCAACAGTCAACCGTTAGGAAAAGGACCTTTATTAGATAGACGTGTAGAAATAGTTATTACAAAAGTAGATTAA
- a CDS encoding GNAT family N-acetyltransferase: protein MISFKIKRFNEFSLSELYSVLKLRAEVFVVEQNCVYQDIDGKDEKAIHVIGYFNDEVVAYTRIFNKKDYFEEASIGRVVVAEKYRDQKWGYDLMKASIQAVEDIFGEKEITISAQQYLTKFYNSLGFVQTSEMYLEDDIPHLQMKIS, encoded by the coding sequence ATGATATCATTCAAAATAAAGCGTTTTAACGAGTTTTCTTTATCGGAATTGTATTCAGTATTAAAGCTGAGAGCTGAAGTCTTTGTTGTTGAGCAAAATTGCGTCTATCAAGATATAGATGGTAAAGATGAAAAAGCAATTCATGTTATTGGATATTTTAATGATGAAGTTGTTGCCTATACAAGAATATTCAATAAGAAAGATTATTTTGAAGAAGCTTCAATTGGTAGGGTAGTAGTAGCTGAAAAATATAGAGACCAAAAATGGGGATATGATTTAATGAAGGCTTCAATACAAGCTGTGGAAGATATTTTTGGCGAAAAAGAAATAACCATTTCTGCCCAACAATATTTAACGAAATTCTACAACTCTTTAGGTTTTGTACAAACTAGTGAAATGTATTTAGAAGATGATATTCCTCACCTTCAAATGAAAATCTCTTAA